In Natronomonas halophila, one DNA window encodes the following:
- a CDS encoding AAA family ATPase, with protein MDVTEASAVCSDVLDAVEECVVVDRRVLETVLTGVLSRGHVLLEDVPGTGKTLTARSLATALGLSFNRIQFTPDLLPGDITGSHIYREETGEFEFAEGPVFANVVLADEINRAPPKTQAALLEAMAERQVSADGTTYDLPEPFFVIATQNPVEQEGTFALPEAQRDRFALKTALGYPDREGARRLIDRRADRTTRAPDPRTVLGEGRVSELQVAAEEVRVDGAIRDYVIDLGRATREDDRVDVGVSPRGIQRLFETCRARALIEGRDFVVPDDVKGMARPTFAHRLVLTSEAAVQGVAPETIIDAVLDEVEVPAVATDDD; from the coding sequence ATGGACGTAACCGAGGCGTCAGCCGTCTGTTCGGACGTTCTCGACGCCGTCGAGGAATGCGTCGTCGTCGACCGGCGCGTCCTCGAAACGGTGCTGACGGGCGTCCTCTCGCGAGGCCACGTCCTGCTGGAGGACGTGCCCGGGACCGGCAAGACGCTGACCGCACGCAGCCTCGCGACCGCGCTCGGACTCTCGTTCAACCGCATCCAGTTCACGCCGGACCTCCTGCCCGGCGACATCACCGGGTCGCATATCTACCGGGAGGAGACCGGCGAGTTCGAGTTCGCCGAGGGGCCGGTCTTTGCGAACGTCGTGTTGGCCGACGAAATCAACCGTGCGCCGCCGAAGACGCAGGCCGCCCTGCTCGAAGCGATGGCCGAACGGCAGGTCTCCGCCGACGGCACCACCTACGACCTTCCCGAACCCTTCTTCGTCATCGCCACGCAGAACCCGGTCGAACAGGAGGGAACGTTCGCCCTCCCGGAGGCCCAGCGGGACCGCTTCGCCCTGAAGACGGCCCTCGGGTATCCGGACCGGGAGGGCGCCCGCCGGCTCATCGACCGCCGGGCCGACCGGACGACGCGGGCACCGGACCCGCGGACCGTCCTCGGCGAGGGCCGCGTCAGCGAATTGCAGGTGGCCGCCGAGGAGGTGCGCGTCGACGGCGCCATCCGCGATTACGTCATCGACCTCGGGCGGGCGACCCGCGAGGACGACCGCGTCGACGTCGGCGTCTCCCCGCGCGGCATCCAGCGCCTCTTCGAGACCTGTCGCGCCCGTGCCCTCATCGAGGGGCGGGACTTCGTCGTCCCCGACGACGTGAAGGGGATGGCCCGCCCGACCTTCGCCCATCGCCTCGTGCTCACTTCGGAGGCGGCCGTCCAGGGCGTCGCCCCGGAGACGATTATCGACGCCGTCCTCGACGAGGTGGAGGTACCGGCCGTCGCGACCGACGACGACTGA
- a CDS encoding DUF7519 family protein encodes MSDAGTIAPSRPTLTAAAAALSAVLGTLVVAVAVDGTVPGLAGLFAGACLATAVLATAETDYGAAIPLAGVFGALGGLAGLAGPLAVAAVRVPWPPIPPIEYLPFAPFAAFGAAVLVGFGALTVLGGSPPTAHAGPAGSRVLVVAVVPAVALLVVAPAPPINVVVLAVFLVILAPLAARLTRSGGDEVRLGPSAFVYGGTGAALTAAVWPLHGRLGDIALAAAETESGRRALESLFGALGTAGAVLAVLTAALAVSGFFLLGVRAADAVGVLGGAAGVQLASLGVFAAAVAAAVDGLHPVAVFATVAVSLLVWDLGEFAATLGREVGRGGDTRRGELVHAVGALAVAGASVLAATAVVRAASVVPAAPSPLLVVATLAATVGTLLLFVALR; translated from the coding sequence GTGAGCGACGCAGGGACGATTGCTCCGAGCCGGCCCACACTGACCGCAGCGGCGGCCGCCCTGTCTGCCGTCCTCGGCACGCTCGTGGTGGCAGTCGCCGTCGACGGGACCGTCCCGGGACTCGCCGGCCTGTTCGCCGGGGCGTGTCTCGCCACCGCCGTGCTGGCGACCGCCGAAACCGACTACGGGGCCGCGATACCGCTCGCGGGCGTCTTCGGCGCGCTGGGCGGCCTCGCCGGACTCGCCGGGCCGCTGGCAGTCGCCGCCGTCAGGGTGCCGTGGCCGCCGATTCCGCCCATCGAGTACCTGCCCTTCGCGCCGTTCGCGGCGTTCGGCGCCGCCGTCCTGGTCGGCTTCGGCGCACTCACCGTCCTCGGTGGGTCGCCGCCGACCGCCCACGCTGGGCCGGCCGGAAGCCGGGTTCTCGTGGTGGCGGTCGTGCCCGCGGTCGCCCTGCTCGTCGTCGCCCCGGCACCGCCGATAAATGTCGTCGTCCTCGCCGTCTTCCTCGTCATCCTCGCACCCCTCGCCGCTCGTCTGACGCGCTCTGGCGGCGACGAGGTCCGTCTCGGCCCCTCGGCGTTCGTCTACGGCGGGACGGGAGCGGCACTTACCGCCGCCGTCTGGCCGCTTCACGGCCGCCTCGGGGATATCGCTCTCGCAGCCGCCGAGACCGAATCGGGTCGCCGGGCGCTCGAATCCCTGTTCGGTGCGCTCGGGACGGCCGGCGCCGTACTCGCGGTCCTGACGGCCGCGCTGGCGGTTTCGGGATTCTTCCTGCTTGGGGTTCGGGCCGCCGATGCGGTCGGTGTGCTCGGTGGGGCGGCCGGCGTCCAACTCGCGAGTCTCGGCGTCTTCGCGGCCGCCGTCGCCGCCGCCGTCGATGGCCTGCATCCGGTCGCCGTCTTCGCGACCGTCGCGGTGAGTCTGCTGGTGTGGGACCTCGGGGAGTTCGCGGCCACCCTCGGCCGGGAGGTGGGTCGCGGCGGCGACACCCGACGTGGCGAACTCGTCCACGCGGTCGGCGCGCTCGCGGTGGCCGGCGCGTCCGTCCTCGCCGCGACGGCCGTCGTCCGGGCCGCGAGCGTCGTCCCTGCAGCACCGTCGCCGCTCCTCGTGGTGGCGACGCTGGCGGCGACGGTCGGAACGCTACTGCTCTTCGTTGCGCTGCGATAA
- a CDS encoding DUF58 domain-containing protein, protein MASALGRFDAAVLAGVVLVTTGAVLGNGVLFMSATVPFVYAVAATVSRPPPPSITVERSFDPAVVTPGQPTTVTLTVRNEGDRILPDVRVHDRPPEQVRVMGRPCGCLSLRPGETDTISYEVVAGDGEYDFGDPTARFRPLSAVESRTDRLAASGDETLRCRPLTTAPEIRAAADQRIGIRTADTPGSGLEFHSVREHRHGDAASRVDWRGFAKTGDMTTVNFRETNASETAVVVDARTPGRVVRAPGHPTAAEFAAHAAEQLVDRLLAADHRVGLAALGIDAEAVGATTPSDRAGRPWVPIGDDATTRTRTEAVLKAVIDAAAAERAAPQPAFAGSVRHRAEATNAAALRDRLPRASDVVLVSPLLDDAPLSLARTLSAAGHAVVVVSPNMADRARDATENGIGARVAGIQRDLRLRRLRSRDIRVVDWETTGPLSVAMEGSA, encoded by the coding sequence ATGGCGTCGGCGCTCGGTCGGTTCGACGCGGCGGTGCTGGCTGGCGTCGTCCTCGTGACGACCGGCGCCGTCCTCGGCAACGGCGTCCTCTTCATGTCGGCAACGGTCCCCTTCGTCTACGCCGTCGCCGCGACCGTCTCGCGGCCGCCCCCGCCCTCGATAACCGTCGAGCGGTCCTTCGACCCCGCAGTTGTCACCCCCGGCCAGCCGACCACCGTCACGCTCACGGTCCGCAACGAGGGCGACCGCATCCTCCCCGACGTCCGGGTCCACGACCGACCGCCCGAGCAGGTCCGAGTCATGGGCCGGCCCTGCGGGTGTCTATCGCTTCGGCCCGGCGAGACGGATACTATCTCCTACGAGGTCGTCGCCGGCGACGGCGAATACGACTTCGGCGACCCGACGGCCCGCTTTCGGCCGCTGTCGGCCGTCGAGTCCCGCACCGACCGACTGGCGGCGAGCGGCGACGAGACGCTTCGGTGTCGGCCGCTGACGACGGCCCCCGAGATTCGGGCGGCCGCCGACCAGCGAATCGGCATCCGGACGGCCGACACCCCCGGAAGTGGCCTGGAGTTCCACTCGGTCCGCGAGCACCGCCACGGCGACGCTGCAAGCCGGGTCGACTGGCGGGGATTCGCCAAGACCGGCGACATGACGACGGTCAACTTCCGGGAGACGAACGCCTCGGAGACGGCCGTCGTCGTCGATGCGCGCACCCCGGGACGGGTCGTCCGCGCGCCGGGGCATCCGACTGCCGCCGAGTTCGCGGCCCACGCCGCCGAGCAACTGGTCGACCGCTTGCTCGCAGCCGACCACCGCGTCGGGCTCGCCGCGCTCGGTATCGACGCCGAGGCCGTCGGCGCGACGACGCCGAGCGACCGTGCCGGCCGGCCGTGGGTGCCTATCGGCGACGATGCGACCACGCGGACGCGAACCGAGGCGGTGCTGAAGGCGGTCATCGACGCTGCCGCGGCCGAGCGGGCGGCGCCGCAACCCGCCTTCGCCGGGAGCGTCCGCCACCGCGCCGAAGCGACCAACGCCGCCGCTCTCCGCGACCGCCTCCCTCGCGCTTCGGACGTCGTCCTCGTCTCGCCGCTGCTTGACGACGCGCCGCTGTCGCTCGCCCGGACCCTGTCGGCCGCCGGCCACGCCGTCGTCGTCGTGAGTCCGAACATGGCCGACCGTGCGCGCGACGCCACCGAGAACGGCATCGGCGCCCGGGTCGCAGGCATCCAGCGTGACCTCCGCCTCCGGCGACTCCGGTCGCGCGATATCCGGGTCGTTGACTGGGAGACGACCGGCCCGCTTTCGGTCGCGATGGAGGGGTCGGCGTGA
- a CDS encoding DUF7269 family protein: MNGRVETGALLAGLGIAGILAGVLLVIAPGFAESLGVGAIASARSVSEASDRAFWLAALGVCCLLWVARTAGSKTETGDFGAVSRYPIDDGTVPTVGRGFDAAVEAAADAAAEGDDHDDAKETLRSLAADVLVHAEGCSHEAAAERVRRGDWTDDPVAAAYLAQGREAPFRWRLRTWFRPRRTTKRRIGRTVRAIEARMDGEGR, from the coding sequence GTGAACGGGCGGGTCGAAACGGGGGCGCTCCTCGCCGGCCTCGGCATCGCGGGAATCCTCGCGGGCGTGCTGCTCGTCATCGCGCCCGGTTTCGCCGAATCGCTCGGCGTCGGCGCGATAGCGAGTGCCCGGTCGGTGAGCGAGGCCAGCGACCGCGCCTTCTGGTTGGCCGCGCTCGGGGTCTGTTGTCTGCTGTGGGTCGCCCGAACGGCCGGTTCCAAGACCGAGACGGGCGATTTCGGTGCCGTCTCGCGCTATCCCATCGATGACGGGACAGTCCCCACGGTCGGCCGCGGGTTCGATGCCGCGGTCGAGGCGGCCGCCGACGCCGCGGCCGAAGGCGACGACCACGACGACGCGAAGGAGACGCTCCGCTCGCTCGCGGCCGACGTCCTCGTCCACGCCGAGGGCTGTTCCCACGAGGCCGCCGCCGAGCGCGTCAGGCGTGGCGACTGGACGGACGACCCCGTCGCGGCGGCGTATCTCGCCCAGGGTCGGGAGGCGCCGTTCCGGTGGCGCCTCCGGACGTGGTTCCGGCCGCGGCGGACGACGAAACGGCGCATCGGGCGGACCGTCCGAGCAATCGAGGCACGGATGGACGGGGAGGGTCGCTGA
- a CDS encoding transglutaminase domain-containing protein gives MRRAILAACCLVGLVLGGGLAPAAGIQTPIPDLGVEGEGIDDGGLGFDGDGESMVGDDGPGANDSSGVSSYGGVSTGGYPERATVGGRLELGDSPELVVESPEPSRWRLGAYATYTGDGWERDAASREPLSSPVPAAGADQPAYEIDIQVRRSFRSLVTVNRPAFATAGDRQVFVDAERAFTVEEPIRAGETYTTLTYGPVSRPSAAVASDGDYPEEIEARYTQLPEDTPERLANRTDTITADAETPYESALAVERWLEANKDYSLNATHERGNDVATEFVFGMEAGYCQYFATSMVAMLRTQGIPARYVTGYSPGERVGEERYLVRGANAHAWVEVYIADVGWVTFDPTPADERVAAGRDPAPLDELDEGWNTSTDTGDDETDPLTRNDETGSSISVTLTDDPVPGEATTAVVTRDGTPVRRADVLFNGELVGGTNRVGSVTGTVPYAETLSIQIRLTEGTVRLAQDTDEGASAYGTRNQGEAAPIVDFALPTTADIDLLDDPAPGEPIELVATIQGRPIPGAAVTVDGERVATTDDRGSAAIELPDAETTDIAVEREAVSGDRTVVLRSNDSEAGTTGPLSVSVTPEGPAALPYTSASVRVEYEDEPVANATVTVDGAPVTETDADGTAVIRLPLSDPVTVTAAAPEGYVNASDSASNPLGETASTELGGARLTGTARLGGLYWNAAGVLGLGLGLVGGLVGLGRRRDIRARRLLADRDRLLAAAVQSALSGVVGIGAAVDATLPELRRRIEAGIALLTDGPGGIATLGAMLAAAMGRGLRRCVPAILRGDDAAGAVTATDADRPTIREAWAELRDHASVPSWRTSTPGEIARWAVEHDGLPEDDVATLLSAFREVEYGDRQAEERTAAVEAAIERIREASTEDGGTEA, from the coding sequence ATGAGACGGGCGATACTCGCAGCCTGCTGTCTCGTCGGCCTCGTTCTCGGCGGCGGCCTCGCGCCGGCCGCCGGGATACAGACGCCAATCCCCGACCTCGGCGTCGAGGGCGAGGGCATCGACGACGGCGGCCTCGGATTCGACGGGGACGGCGAGTCGATGGTCGGCGACGACGGCCCCGGTGCGAACGACAGTTCGGGCGTCAGTAGTTACGGCGGCGTCTCCACGGGGGGCTACCCCGAGCGGGCGACCGTCGGCGGCCGCCTCGAACTGGGCGACAGTCCCGAACTGGTCGTCGAAAGCCCCGAGCCCTCGCGGTGGCGCCTCGGCGCCTACGCCACCTACACCGGCGACGGCTGGGAGCGGGACGCCGCCTCGCGCGAACCACTCTCCTCCCCCGTACCGGCGGCCGGCGCCGACCAGCCGGCCTACGAAATCGACATCCAGGTCCGCCGGTCGTTCCGGTCGCTTGTGACGGTCAACCGCCCCGCCTTCGCGACTGCGGGCGACAGGCAGGTCTTCGTCGACGCGGAGCGGGCCTTCACCGTCGAGGAGCCGATTCGAGCCGGCGAGACGTACACCACGCTGACCTACGGGCCGGTATCGCGGCCCTCGGCGGCGGTCGCCAGCGACGGCGACTACCCCGAAGAAATCGAGGCGCGGTACACCCAACTCCCCGAAGACACGCCCGAGCGACTGGCCAACCGCACCGACACGATAACCGCCGACGCGGAGACCCCCTACGAGTCGGCGCTGGCCGTCGAGCGCTGGCTGGAGGCCAACAAGGACTACTCGCTGAACGCCACCCACGAGCGGGGCAACGACGTCGCGACGGAGTTCGTCTTCGGGATGGAGGCCGGCTACTGCCAGTATTTCGCCACCTCGATGGTCGCGATGCTGCGGACCCAGGGGATACCGGCCCGCTACGTCACGGGCTACAGCCCCGGCGAACGCGTCGGCGAGGAGCGGTATCTCGTCCGCGGCGCGAACGCCCACGCGTGGGTCGAAGTCTATATCGCCGACGTCGGGTGGGTGACCTTCGACCCGACGCCGGCCGACGAGCGCGTCGCGGCTGGCCGCGACCCGGCACCGCTCGATGAACTCGACGAAGGCTGGAACACCAGCACCGACACCGGGGACGACGAGACCGACCCCCTGACCAGAAACGACGAGACCGGGAGTTCGATTTCCGTCACGCTGACTGACGACCCCGTTCCGGGCGAGGCGACGACGGCCGTGGTGACGCGGGACGGGACGCCGGTCCGGCGCGCGGACGTGCTGTTCAACGGCGAACTGGTCGGCGGAACGAACCGCGTCGGCAGCGTCACCGGCACCGTCCCCTACGCCGAGACGCTGAGCATCCAGATTCGACTCACCGAGGGGACCGTCCGGTTGGCGCAGGATACCGACGAAGGGGCCTCCGCCTACGGCACCCGAAATCAGGGCGAAGCCGCCCCAATCGTCGATTTCGCCCTGCCGACGACCGCCGATATCGACCTGCTCGACGACCCCGCGCCCGGCGAACCTATCGAGCTGGTCGCAACCATTCAGGGACGGCCGATACCCGGCGCCGCGGTCACCGTCGACGGCGAGCGGGTCGCCACCACCGACGACCGCGGCAGCGCGGCCATCGAGTTGCCGGACGCCGAAACGACCGACATCGCCGTCGAGCGCGAGGCCGTCAGCGGCGACCGGACGGTCGTCCTGCGGTCGAACGACTCGGAGGCGGGCACGACCGGTCCGCTCTCGGTTTCGGTCACCCCCGAAGGGCCGGCCGCCCTCCCCTACACCTCGGCGAGCGTCCGGGTCGAATACGAGGACGAACCGGTGGCGAACGCGACGGTGACCGTCGACGGCGCGCCCGTCACCGAAACCGACGCCGACGGCACGGCCGTCATCCGTCTCCCGCTTTCGGACCCCGTGACGGTCACCGCAGCCGCGCCGGAGGGCTACGTCAACGCTTCGGACTCGGCGTCGAACCCGCTCGGCGAGACGGCCAGCACCGAACTCGGCGGCGCCCGCCTGACGGGGACGGCGCGACTCGGTGGCCTCTACTGGAACGCCGCCGGCGTCCTCGGTCTCGGCCTGGGTCTCGTCGGCGGCCTCGTCGGCCTCGGCCGGCGCCGCGATATCCGTGCCCGTCGACTCCTGGCCGACCGTGACCGCCTCCTCGCGGCGGCGGTCCAGTCGGCCCTGAGCGGCGTCGTCGGCATCGGCGCCGCCGTCGACGCGACGCTACCCGAACTTCGGCGCCGAATCGAGGCCGGCATCGCACTCCTGACCGACGGCCCGGGGGGCATCGCGACGCTCGGGGCGATGCTGGCGGCCGCGATGGGTCGGGGCCTCCGACGATGCGTCCCCGCTATCCTGCGAGGCGATGACGCGGCCGGCGCGGTGACGGCCACCGACGCCGACCGGCCGACGATTCGCGAAGCGTGGGCGGAACTCCGGGACCACGCGTCGGTCCCCTCGTGGCGGACCTCGACGCCGGGCGAAATCGCCAGATGGGCCGTCGAACACGACGGTCTCCCGGAGGATGACGTCGCCACGCTGCTTTCGGCCTTCCGTGAAGTCGAGTACGGCGACCGACAGGCCGAGGAACGGACGGCGGCGGTCGAGGCAGCCATCGAGCGGATACGCGAAGCATCGACCGAGGACGGAGGGACCGAGGCGTGA